The following are encoded together in the Triticum dicoccoides isolate Atlit2015 ecotype Zavitan chromosome 6B, WEW_v2.0, whole genome shotgun sequence genome:
- the LOC119324411 gene encoding uncharacterized protein LOC119324411 isoform X1 encodes MATAVLRCPLLASPLPAAGGAAAASCSGSSRHSRVHIRRRRCPGPPLAVSSDSSKPLASSSTGGGGDPDEEPVLPLLQELADCLALPPKFLSLLPRDLRLDLNDAAFDLSNGPVLNECGQEVGDLLLDLGKAWEMANTEASNNLAKQLPSMAPYLTASAKSAFGKRLASAGKKFQTMGQYGNGEFKKISETMIKIGKALSKRPVIQAEVQAMKEKRKLKFAGAEFELTAQNAYIGAAVGLVFGFFSWQLAQGVQSSPDDSQFFFFFPMQPLKVPLLLLGYTSTALSAAAAVGLVVLALQMNPEDKSD; translated from the exons ATGGCCACCGCCGTGCTCCGCTGCCCGCTGCTCGCCTCGCCTCTCCCGGCcgccggcggcgccgccgccgcctcgtgctCCGGATCCTCTCGCCACTCGCGCGTCCACATACGGCGGCGAAGGTGCCCGGGTCCCCCGCTCGCCGTCTCCTCCGACTCCTCCAAGCCCCTCGCCTCCTCCtcgaccggcggcggcggcgaccccgACGAGGAGCCCGTCCTGCCCCTCCTCCAGGAACTCGCG GATTGCTTGGCGCTCCCGCCCAAATTCCTGTCCCTGCTGCCCCGCGACCTCCGCCTCGAT CTCAATGACGCGGCATTCGATCTCTCCAACGGGCCTGTTCTCAACGAG TGTGGCCAAGAGGTCGGTGACCTGCTGCTGGACCTGGGAAAAGCATGGGAGATGGCTAACACAGAAGCATCAAACAACCTTGCCAAGCAGCTGCCGTCGATGGCGCCCTACTTGACCGCCAGCGCGAAATCAG CATTTGGCAAGCGGCTGGCATCAGCCGGAAAGAAGTTTCAGACTATGGGGCAGTATGGCAATGGAGAGTTCAAGAAG ATTTCTGAAACAATGATCAAGATCGGTAAGGCTCTGTCGAAACGCCCAGTGATTCAAGCTGAAGTACAGGCCATGAAAGAAAAAAGAAAGCTGAAG TTTGCAGGAGCTGAATTCGAATTGACAGCGCAAAATGCGTACATCGGTGCTGCAGTTGGACTAGTTTTCGG GTTCTTCTCCTGGCAGCTGGCCCAAGGCGTGCAAAGCAGTCCAGACGACAGCCAG ttcttctttttctttccgaTGCAGCCGCTCAAGGTCCCGCTGCTGCTCCTCGGCTACACTTCGACGGCCCTGTCCGCGGCCGCGGCGGTGGGGCTCGTGGTGCTGGCCCTGCAGATGAACCCCGAGGACAAGTCGGACTAA
- the LOC119324411 gene encoding uncharacterized protein LOC119324411 isoform X2 translates to MATAVLRCPLLASPLPAAGGAAAASCSGSSRHSRVHIRRRRCPGPPLAVSSDSSKPLASSSTGGGGDPDEEPVLPLLQELADCLALPPKFLSLLPRDLRLDLNDAAFDLSNGPVLNECGQEVGDLLLDLGKAWEMANTEASNNLAKQLPSMAPYLTASAKSAFGKRLASAGKKFQTMGQYGNGEFKKISETMIKIGKALSKRPVIQAEVQAMKEKRKLKFAGAEFELTAQNAYIGAAVGLVFGFFSWQLAQGVQSSPDDSQPLKVPLLLLGYTSTALSAAAAVGLVVLALQMNPEDKSD, encoded by the exons ATGGCCACCGCCGTGCTCCGCTGCCCGCTGCTCGCCTCGCCTCTCCCGGCcgccggcggcgccgccgccgcctcgtgctCCGGATCCTCTCGCCACTCGCGCGTCCACATACGGCGGCGAAGGTGCCCGGGTCCCCCGCTCGCCGTCTCCTCCGACTCCTCCAAGCCCCTCGCCTCCTCCtcgaccggcggcggcggcgaccccgACGAGGAGCCCGTCCTGCCCCTCCTCCAGGAACTCGCG GATTGCTTGGCGCTCCCGCCCAAATTCCTGTCCCTGCTGCCCCGCGACCTCCGCCTCGAT CTCAATGACGCGGCATTCGATCTCTCCAACGGGCCTGTTCTCAACGAG TGTGGCCAAGAGGTCGGTGACCTGCTGCTGGACCTGGGAAAAGCATGGGAGATGGCTAACACAGAAGCATCAAACAACCTTGCCAAGCAGCTGCCGTCGATGGCGCCCTACTTGACCGCCAGCGCGAAATCAG CATTTGGCAAGCGGCTGGCATCAGCCGGAAAGAAGTTTCAGACTATGGGGCAGTATGGCAATGGAGAGTTCAAGAAG ATTTCTGAAACAATGATCAAGATCGGTAAGGCTCTGTCGAAACGCCCAGTGATTCAAGCTGAAGTACAGGCCATGAAAGAAAAAAGAAAGCTGAAG TTTGCAGGAGCTGAATTCGAATTGACAGCGCAAAATGCGTACATCGGTGCTGCAGTTGGACTAGTTTTCGG GTTCTTCTCCTGGCAGCTGGCCCAAGGCGTGCAAAGCAGTCCAGACGACAGCCAG CCGCTCAAGGTCCCGCTGCTGCTCCTCGGCTACACTTCGACGGCCCTGTCCGCGGCCGCGGCGGTGGGGCTCGTGGTGCTGGCCCTGCAGATGAACCCCGAGGACAAGTCGGACTAA
- the LOC119324350 gene encoding alcohol dehydrogenase class-3 produces MASSTQGQVITCKAAVAYEANKPLVVEDVQVAPPQAGEVRIKILSTALCHTDYYTWSGKDPEGLFPCILGHEAAGIVESVGEGVTDVQPGDHVIPCYQAECRDCKMCNSGKTNLCGKVRAATGVGVMMSDRQSRFSVNGKPIYHFMGTSTFSQYTVVHDVSVAKINPQAPLDKVCLLGCGVSTGLGAVWNTAKVEAGSVVAVFGLGTVGLAVAEGAKSAGASRIIGIDIDTKKFDVAKNFGVTEFVNPKDHDKPIQQVLVDLTDGGVDYSFECIGNVSIMRAALECCHKGWGTSVVVGVAASGQEIATRPFQLVTGRVWKGTAFGGFKSRSQVPWLVEKYMNKEIKVDEYITHNMNLTDINKAFDLLHEGGCLRCVLAMEH; encoded by the exons ATGGCGTCCTCCACCCAGGGCCAGGTCATCACCTGCAAAG CGGCGGTGGCGTACGAGGCGAACAAGCCGCTGGTGGTCGAGGACGTGCAGGTGGCGCCGCCGCAGGCCGGCGAGGTCCGCATCAAGATCCTCTCCACCGCGCTCTGCCACACCGACTACTACACCTGGAGCGGCAAG GATCCCGAGGGCCTCTTTCCTTGCATTCTCGGTCACGAGGCTGCTGG AATCGTTGAGAGTGTCGGCGAAGGGGTGACCGACGTGCAGCCTGGGGACCATGTCATTCCTTGCTACCAGGCGGAATGCAGGGACTGCAAGATGTGCAACAGCGGGAAGACCAACCTCTGCGGCAAAGTTCGCGCCGCCACAGGGGTGGGGGTCATGATGAGCGACCGCCAGAGCCGCTTCTCGGTGAACGGGAAACCCATCTACCATTTCATGGGGACGTCGACGTTCAGTCAGTACACTGTTGTGCATGACGTCAGTGTTGCCAAGATCAACCCACAGGCGCCCCTGGATAAGGTCTGCCTGCTCGGCTGCGGTGTTTCTACTG GCCTTGGAGCAGTATGGAATACTGCAAAGGTTGAAGCAGGTTCCGTTGTTGCTGTTTTTGGGCTTGGCACAGTTGGGCTTGCA GTTGCTGAGGGGGCAAAATCAGCTGGTGCTTCTCGGATTATTGGCATTGACATTGATACCAAGAAGTTTGATGTTG CTAAGAACTTTGGAGTCACAGAGTTTGTGAACCCAAAAGACCATGACAAACCAATCCAGCAGGTTCTAGTTGACCTTACAGATGGTGGTGTGGATTACAGTTTTGAGTGCATCGGAAATGTTTCTATCATGAGGGCTGCACTCGAATGCTGCCACAAG GGCTGGGGTACCTCTGTTGTCGTTGGCGTAGCTGCGTCTGGCCAGGAGATTGCCACACGGCCATTCCAGCTCGTCACTGGCCGTGTCTGGAAGGGAACAGCTTTCGGCGGGTTCAAGAGTCGGAGCCAGGTTCCATGGCTTGTTGAGAAGTACATGAACAAG GAAATCAAGGTGGACGAGTACATCACCCACAACATGAACCTTACCGACATCAACAAGGCGTTCGACCTGCTGCACGAAGGCGGCTGCCTGCGGTGCGTGCTGGCCATGGAGCACTGA